A window of the Lolium perenne isolate Kyuss_39 chromosome 7, Kyuss_2.0, whole genome shotgun sequence genome harbors these coding sequences:
- the LOC127313780 gene encoding probable glutathione S-transferase GSTU6, which produces MSMAAAGAEASCGSEEEGLTLLGFWSSPYVLRARLALNLKGIPYTYVEEDPLGDGTKSALLLASNPAHGGKVPVLLHHGRPVAESLVIAEYIDEAFPDRRPRLLPSASDPHKRAAARFWAACVDQKMVPAWSPVFRGRTLEERVKAAEELVAVLETFEGVLAGGRMEFFGGESVGLLDVALGGFIWWLRSSEAMCGVKTIDPARTPLVAAWAERFSALDGVREIAPDVPRLAEYHLAKRAGFGLPFLPLHQPPQ; this is translated from the coding sequence ATGAGCATGGCGGCAGCGGGGGCAGAAGCGAGCTGCGGCAGCGAGGAGGAGGGGCTGACGCTGCTGGGGTTCTGGTCGAGCCCGTACGTGCTCCGCGCGCGGTTGGCGCTGAACCTCAAGGGCATCCCCTACACGTACGTGGAGGAGGACCCGTTGGGCGACGGGACCAAGAGCGCGCTCCTCCTGGCCTCCAACCCGGCGCACGGCGGGAAGGTGCCggtgctgctccaccacggcaggCCCGTCGCCGAGTCGCTGGTCATCGCGGAGTACATCGACGAGGCGTTCCCGGACCGGCGCCCGCGGCTCCTCCCCTCCGCCTCCGACCcgcacaagcgcgccgccgctcgCTTCTGGGCCGCCTGCGTTGACCAGAAGATGGTGCCGGCGTGGTCCCCCGTGTTCCGCGGGAGGACGCTGGAGGAGCGGGTGAAGGCGGCCGAGGAGCTGGTGGCCGTGCTGGAGACGTTCGAGGGAGTGCTCGCCGGGGGGAGGATGGAGTTCTTCGGCGGGGAGAGCGTGGGGCTGCTGGACGTGGCGCTGGGCGGGTTCATCTGGTGGCTGCGCTCGTCGGAGGCCATGTGCGGCGTGAAGACCATCGACCCGGCGAGGACGCCGCTGGTGGCGGCGTGGGCGGAGCGGTTCAGTGCGCTGGACGGTGTGCGGGAGATCGCGCCGGACGTGCCGAGGCTGGCAGAGTATCACCTCGCCAAGCGGGCTGGCTTCGGGCTGCCGTTCCTGCCGCTGCACCAGCCGCCGCAGTAG